A window of Variovorax sp. HW608 genomic DNA:
GCGGAGCAACTGCGCACCCACGGCGTGGTGCTGGAGGAGAACCTGATCGACCCCGTGATCCACAGCGTGGGCCAGGTGCAGGTCGACAGCCTCGTGGCCAGCTACCACGGCGTGCAGCGCGCGACGCGCAGCAACCGCAACCACGTCATCTACGGCGGCACGGACCTGCACATGGTGCGCGGCGACTTCGACGCGCTGCTGCGGCAGCCGCTCGCCCCGGGCGTGCGACGCGCGGTCGAGCAGGCGTCGCTCTATCACGCCGCGGTGATCGATTGCTACCCCGGCTTCTTCGCCTCGCGCATCAACTACGACGTGGCACAGGGCGAGAACCGGCGCGGCAAGCCGTGCAGCGGCGTGCTCGAGCAGTCCTGGCGCATCGGCGGCGCGACCGGCGCCGAGATCGCGGCGCTCGAGGCCTTCCGCCTGCGCAAGGACCGCCTCGTGGTCCGCGCCTCGTGCGTCGAGGCCTACGGCGGCACGGCACCACCGCCGGGCGCGACGGTCTATTTCCATGGTCACGATCCGGAGATCGGACCGATTGCCAAGTACGCCTTCATCCACCCCGATGCCGACCCTGACTAGAACCATCGAGATTCCCGTGGCCGACCAGCACATCGACGGCACGCTGGTCGCGCCCACTCCCGTCATCCCCGGCGTGCTGCTGGTGCACGGGTGGGACGGCAGCCAGGCGCAATACATCGCACGCGCGCACGAGCTCGCCGCCCTGGGCTGCGTGTGCCTCGCGATCGACCTGCGCGGCCATGCGCGCCAC
This region includes:
- a CDS encoding DUF3182 family protein — its product is MAERASAVRGRVFSFTVEGRQFGTEHERATRAEVSRRLAALKRFDFAGEYDAALLHGGGHAGAFYFVPSDTLHVDTAAALGIRGPDDLFGGVVPHPFVASKVITHPLVHPQAVRPQGWVARFGEAVAGATLKGFSAFSRADALQAGGLLLADGEVRLKPARSAGGKDQCVIADAAALAHRVDALDAEQLRTHGVVLEENLIDPVIHSVGQVQVDSLVASYHGVQRATRSNRNHVIYGGTDLHMVRGDFDALLRQPLAPGVRRAVEQASLYHAAVIDCYPGFFASRINYDVAQGENRRGKPCSGVLEQSWRIGGATGAEIAALEAFRLRKDRLVVRASCVEAYGGTAPPPGATVYFHGHDPEIGPIAKYAFIHPDADPD